In Erinaceus europaeus chromosome 10, mEriEur2.1, whole genome shotgun sequence, one DNA window encodes the following:
- the DYNC2I2 gene encoding cytoplasmic dynein 2 intermediate chain 2: SFTLAAGGPVSASRPGRPGPLQDETLGVASVPSQWRVAQGIRVETKSCQTASIATSETSTQTRKQADAEVQTEAPEPAGLLSVSWPDGPRLAAFLRRVEPIVTRELTKNWQSHAFDGFEVNWTEPQKTVTCLHTLGYPPAQAQELHVTSVSWNSTGSVVACAYGRLDDGDWSTLRSYVCTWNLDRRSLNPRQPSVVVEVPSAVMCLAFHPTQPAHVAGGLYSGEVLVWDTSRPEDPLLWRTGMTDDTHTDPVYQVVWLPEPRHNHRFQVLSVSTDGKVLLWQGAGAGQLQLTEGFALVVQQLPRNTKLRKPHRGETQVGATAVAFSSFDPSLFVLGTEGGFPLKCSLAAETAALTRMPSTVPLRAPAQFTFSPHGGPIYSVSCSPFHRNLFLSVGTDGHVHLHSMLQAQPLTSLQLSHKYLFAVRWSPVRPLVFAAASGEGDIQLFDLQKSSQKPTVSIKQTQDKSPVYCLEFNHQQTQLLAAGDAQGTVKVWQLSTEFTEQGPRETDDLDRLAAEVAI; the protein is encoded by the exons AGCTTCACGCTGGCTGCAGGAGGGCCCGTGAGTGCCTCCAGGCCTGGGAGGCCCGGGCCGCTACAGGACGAGACCTTGGGCGTGGCGTCCGTGCCCTCTCAATGGAGGGTCGCCCAGGGCATCCGTGTGGAGACG AAAAGTTGCCAGACAGCCAGTATTGCCACGAGCGAGACGTCCACCCAGACCCGGAAGCAAGCAGATGCCGAGGTACAGACAGAGGCTCCTGAGCCGGCCGGCCTGCTGTCTGTGTCCTGGCCTGATGGCCCCCGGCTGGCTGCCTTCCTTCGAAGGGTGGAGCCCATTGTCACCCGAGAGCTAACCAAGAACTGGCAGAGCCACGCATTTGATGGCTTCGAGGTGAACTGGACTGAGCCGCAGAAGACG GTGACCTGCCTGCACACCCTGGGCTACCCCCCAGCCCAAGCACAGGAGCTGCACGTGACCAGTGTCTCCTGGAACAGTACCGGCTCCGTGGTGGCCTGCGCCTATGGCCG GCTGGACGACGGGGACTGGAGTACACTCAGGTCCTACGTGTGCACCTGGAACCTGGATCGGCGCAGCCTCAACCCCCGGCAGCCGTCGGTGGTGGTGGAGGTGCCCAGTGCCGTCATGTGCTTGGCCTTCCACCCCACGCAGCCGGCGCACGTCGCAG GAGGGCTATACAGCGGCGAGGTGCTGGTATGGGACACGAGTCGCCCTGAGGACCCACTGCTCTGGCGCACTGGCATGACTGATGACACACACACCGACCCTGTGTACCAg GTGGTTTGGCTGCCGGAGCCCCGGCACAACCACCGCTTCCAGGTGCTGAGCGTGTCCACTGACGGGAAGGTGCTGCTCTGGCAGGGCGCTGGGGCCGGCCAGCTGCAGCTCACGGAGGGTTTTGCCCTGGTGGTGCAGCAGCTCCCTCGGAACACCAAGCTCAGAAAG CCTCACCGAGGAGAGACTCAGGTGGGTGCTACGGCTGTGGCTTTCTCCAGCTTTGACCCCAGCCTTTTTGTCCTGGGCACGGAGGGCGGCTTTCCTCTCAAGTGTTCACTGGCAGCAGAGACGGCGGCCCTCACGCGAATGCCCAGCACTGTGCCCCTGCGGGCTCCGGCGCAGTTCACCTTCTCGCCCCACGGTGGTCCCATCTACTCCGTGAGCTGCTCTCCCTTCCACAG GAATCTCTTCCTGAGCGTGGGGACCGACGGCCATGTCCACCTGCACTCCATGCTGCAGGCCCAGCCTCTGACCTCCCTGCAGCTGTCCCACAAATACCTGTTTGCTGTGCGCTGGTCCCCGGTGCGCCCTCTGGTGTTCGCAGCTGCTTCTGGGGAAG gtgacaTTCAGCTGTTTGATCTCCAGAAAAGCTCCCAGAAACCCACAGTCTCCATCAAGCAAACCCAGGATAAAAGCCCTGTCTACTGTCTTGAGTTTAACCATCAGCAGACTCAGCTCCTGGCTGCTGGCGATGCCCAGGGCACAGTGAAGGTGTGGCAGCTGAGCACAGAATTCACTGAGCAAGGACCCCGGGAAACAGACGACTTGGACCGTCTGGCAGCAGAGGTGGCGATCTGA